The genomic window GCAGCCAGCAGATCAGAACGCTCCATGCCCTTGCCACGGGGCTTCGCGCCGACGAGAAACGCCGCCGAGGTGCCGTCGAAGGCCTTGTTGGCATCGTCGGTAACGGTGATGCCGCGCAGCAGCGGGAAAGCGGAATCCAGCAGCTCCATTGCAACACCTTCGGCAGCGGTGGCTGCCTCTGGGATTTCCAGAAGCTGGAGGTGGATCGGGGTGTCCTTGCCGTAGACGTCACCGTTGGCGATGCGCCAGAGCAAGGAATAGGCGATCTGGCCTGCGGCGCCAGTGACGGCAATCTTTTTCACGTCAGTCATTTGAAGCGACTCCTTCGAAGTTCACGTTCGTTTGCCACAGCCGTTGTGAACTGCGACAAGCATTGCCCCCAGGGTAACGCGCATAACGCGGACGTGGGACGTCGAAAAGCTAATGACGCAGGTCAATGGAGTGCGGGATTTCTCACACGTGAGTGACCCCACAACCGAAGCTCAGGGTGAAATCACCCCCAAAAGTACCGAAAACCCAAGGTGGAAATCACAGTGATGTCTCAATTGCAGACAATTGCAACCCATATCCTTAGGATCAGTGCTAAGAACCATTCCTACAGACATCGATTGCAACCGCTGCACACAATCGAAAAGGAGGAAACAAGTGACGGCACTGGAACACGACACCAGCACCCCCGAAGACGTCCTCAACATCGCACTACGCATGTTCTCCACCAAAGGCTTCTCAGACGCAAAACTCGAAGCCATCGCAAAACACTCCGGCATGTCCAAGCGCATGATCCACTACCACTTCGGCGACAAAAAAGGCCTCTACCGACGCTGCCTCGAAACAGCCGTCCAAAGACTCCGCCCCAGCCCCGAAGAAATGCAACTCCAAAGCGCAGTCCCCGTCGAAGGCGTCAAAAAAGTCGTCCAAGCCGTATTCCAAACCTACGTCGACAACCCCGAAGCCGTACGCATGCTCCAAATGGAAAACCTGCACCACTACGGCAAAATCGCAGAAGCCAGCCCCCTCTCCGACCAATCCGCCATCACCCTCCAACTCGACAAACTCCTCATGCTCGGCCAAGACTCCGGCGCCTTCCGCCCCGGCATCTCAGCCCAAGACGTCTTCACCCTCATCGCCTCACTCGCCGTCTTCCGCATCAACTCCCGATCCACCACCATCAACCTCTACGGCATCGACATGATGGACGAAGACAACACAGAAGGCATGGCACGACTCGCCAGCGACAGCGTCCTCGCCTTCCTCACCTCCAACCTCAAAGCAGCCAAAGCCACCAGCTACCTCACCAACCCCGGGCAGCGCGAAGACGACAGCAACGAGAAATCCGGGGATTACGAAATTTCCTCCGACCTCTTCTCCTAACTTTCTAAGAAAGTTAGGAGAAAAGCCGCCACAGCTCGAGGCTGTGGCGGCTCAGTCGTTCC from Corynebacterium gerontici includes these protein-coding regions:
- a CDS encoding TetR/AcrR family transcriptional regulator: MTALEHDTSTPEDVLNIALRMFSTKGFSDAKLEAIAKHSGMSKRMIHYHFGDKKGLYRRCLETAVQRLRPSPEEMQLQSAVPVEGVKKVVQAVFQTYVDNPEAVRMLQMENLHHYGKIAEASPLSDQSAITLQLDKLLMLGQDSGAFRPGISAQDVFTLIASLAVFRINSRSTTINLYGIDMMDEDNTEGMARLASDSVLAFLTSNLKAAKATSYLTNPGQREDDSNEKSGDYEISSDLFS